In bacterium, one genomic interval encodes:
- a CDS encoding DedA family protein: MEVVRQFVDLFLHLDRHLAGVIQDYGVWTYLILFLIVFCETGLVVTPILPGDSLLFAAGALAAGTSLDVGWLLALLIVAAVAGDTLNYWIGHHIGPRIFTSTTSRLLNREYLDRTHRFYERHGGKTIIIARFMPIIRTFAPFVAGIGSMSYGRFLLYNVAGGVAWVVAFVVGGYYFGNIPVVKRNFTLVIMAIIVISVLPGVIEFARRRWGAAAVEERQS, from the coding sequence ATGGAAGTAGTCCGGCAGTTCGTCGACCTGTTCCTCCACCTGGACCGGCACCTGGCGGGGGTCATCCAGGACTACGGCGTCTGGACCTACCTGATCCTGTTCCTGATCGTCTTCTGCGAGACCGGCCTGGTCGTGACGCCGATCCTGCCCGGCGACTCGCTGCTCTTCGCGGCCGGGGCCCTGGCCGCCGGGACGTCGCTCGACGTCGGCTGGCTGCTGGCGCTGCTGATCGTCGCCGCGGTCGCCGGCGACACGCTCAACTACTGGATCGGCCATCACATCGGGCCGCGCATCTTCACCAGCACCACGTCGCGGCTGCTCAACCGCGAGTACCTGGACCGCACCCACCGCTTCTACGAGCGGCACGGGGGCAAGACGATCATCATCGCGCGGTTCATGCCGATCATCCGCACGTTCGCGCCGTTCGTGGCCGGGATCGGCAGCATGAGCTATGGGCGCTTCCTGCTCTACAACGTGGCCGGCGGCGTGGCCTGGGTGGTGGCCTTCGTCGTCGGCGGGTATTACTTTGGCAACATCCCGGTGGTCAAGCGCAACTTCACGCTCGTGATCATGGCGATCATCGTGATCTCGGTGCTGCCGGGGGTCATCGAGTTCGCGCGGCGCCGCTGGGGGGCGGCCGCGGTGGAGGAACGGCAGTCATGA